A single window of Rhodothermia bacterium DNA harbors:
- a CDS encoding D-alanine--D-alanine ligase codes for MRIGLVYDLFEHFDWQPEDPEDADAELEPEETVAALEAAFHRLGHDVFRIGPVRNLLEQHSSLRLDAALSIAEIGRTRNREAYAPVLFELAGIPHLGSDALTLSLSVDKVWTKDLVVQTGVPCVPHWVADFERRVVPQIPKHHFPLFVKPRYEGTAKGILPSSKVFNEVALHQEVGRIHKLYRQDALIEPFIEGAEFTVAVVGNAPAVALPVLQRAVEQKTGIGLHVLERKGVPPSNWAYDLPGVLTPQLEQEMQDFAIRAYERIDCRDFARVDFRVDKNGIPWFLEVNTLPTFAPDGSFAILAELMGQPYESWLAEVMERGLKRLGLV; via the coding sequence GTGCGAATTGGCCTAGTTTACGACTTGTTTGAACATTTTGATTGGCAACCGGAAGACCCAGAGGATGCAGATGCAGAGTTGGAGCCAGAAGAAACTGTTGCCGCACTCGAAGCTGCTTTCCATCGCTTGGGACACGATGTGTTCCGCATCGGCCCCGTCCGTAACCTCTTAGAGCAACATTCTTCCTTACGCTTGGATGCGGCGTTGAGCATTGCAGAAATAGGACGAACGCGAAATAGAGAAGCTTATGCACCTGTTCTTTTTGAACTTGCGGGAATTCCTCATCTTGGTTCGGATGCCTTAACCCTTTCGCTTTCGGTAGATAAAGTCTGGACGAAGGACTTGGTGGTACAAACGGGCGTACCATGTGTACCACATTGGGTGGCGGATTTTGAGCGTCGGGTGGTTCCTCAAATCCCAAAACATCACTTCCCGCTTTTTGTAAAACCACGTTACGAAGGGACTGCAAAAGGGATTTTGCCTTCCTCAAAAGTCTTCAACGAAGTGGCCTTACATCAAGAAGTGGGGCGTATCCACAAACTATATCGTCAAGATGCGCTAATCGAACCATTTATAGAAGGTGCTGAATTTACAGTTGCGGTGGTGGGAAATGCTCCGGCGGTCGCGCTTCCCGTTCTTCAGCGGGCGGTAGAGCAAAAAACGGGCATTGGTCTGCATGTATTGGAACGCAAAGGTGTGCCCCCCTCCAACTGGGCCTATGATTTGCCCGGCGTGCTTACGCCACAATTAGAACAGGAAATGCAAGATTTTGCCATTCGCGCCTATGAAAGAATAGATTGCCGAGATTTTGCACGGGTAGATTTTAGGGTAGATAAAAACGGAATCCCTTGGTTTCTGGAAGTAAATACATTACCAACTTTTGCCCCCGACGGTTCATTTGCGATTCTTGCCGAATTGATGGGGCAACCCTATGAAAGTTGGCTGGCTGAGGTGATGGAACGCGGATTGAAGCGC
- the ilvA gene encoding threonine ammonia-lyase IlvA: MIEIAESIYIPSLTDIERAYLRLRHIVTHTPLIMSVNLSQQLSANIWFKREDLQVVRSYKLRGAYNKICTLDPATLDKGVVCASAGNHAQGVAYSCQKMGIRGKIFMPTPTPKQKVRQVKLFGKEFVEVILTGDTFDDAYNAAMAYSEVERVPFIHPFDDEKVIEGQGTVALEILKDSADRIDYLFVPVGGGGLLSGILAVFKNLSEDTKIIGVEASGAPAMKVSLEKGENVTLAKIDKFVDGAAVKHVGDKAFDLCRHLLDDMIVVDEGAVCTTILKLYDEEGMVVEPAGALSVTALGHPDYREKINGKNVVCVISGSNNDITRTEEIRERSLLYERIKHYFIIRFPQRSGALRKFVTNVLGPDDDITYFQYQKKTNRERGPAIVGLELQRAEDFEPLVARMQAQGFVYEYLNEKPDLFQFLI; encoded by the coding sequence ATGATCGAAATCGCTGAATCCATTTACATCCCTTCGTTAACCGATATAGAACGGGCCTATTTACGTTTAAGACATATTGTGACCCATACCCCGCTCATCATGAGTGTGAACCTTTCCCAGCAACTTTCGGCCAATATTTGGTTCAAACGGGAAGATTTACAGGTGGTACGATCGTACAAATTACGGGGCGCATACAATAAAATATGCACCTTAGACCCGGCGACGTTGGATAAAGGGGTGGTTTGTGCCAGCGCAGGAAACCATGCACAAGGCGTGGCCTATTCTTGTCAAAAAATGGGAATCCGTGGGAAAATTTTTATGCCCACTCCCACACCAAAGCAGAAAGTCCGACAAGTAAAATTGTTCGGGAAAGAATTTGTGGAGGTGATTCTAACAGGAGATACGTTTGATGATGCCTACAATGCAGCGATGGCCTATAGCGAGGTGGAGCGGGTGCCGTTTATCCATCCCTTTGACGACGAGAAGGTCATCGAAGGCCAAGGCACGGTTGCTTTAGAAATCCTGAAAGACAGTGCAGACCGTATAGATTACCTCTTTGTGCCCGTCGGTGGTGGTGGTTTGCTCTCTGGTATTTTGGCGGTTTTCAAAAACCTAAGCGAAGACACCAAAATTATTGGCGTAGAGGCTTCTGGCGCACCTGCAATGAAGGTTTCTTTGGAGAAAGGGGAAAACGTAACCTTGGCTAAAATTGATAAATTTGTGGATGGCGCTGCCGTGAAACATGTGGGTGATAAGGCTTTTGATCTTTGCCGACATTTACTCGATGACATGATCGTGGTAGATGAGGGTGCAGTCTGCACCACCATTCTTAAACTCTATGATGAGGAAGGGATGGTGGTGGAGCCGGCCGGAGCGCTCTCGGTTACGGCGCTTGGTCATCCAGACTATCGCGAGAAAATCAACGGAAAAAATGTGGTTTGCGTCATTTCCGGCTCCAACAACGACATCACGCGAACAGAAGAAATCCGTGAACGCTCCTTGCTTTACGAAAGAATTAAACACTATTTCATTATTCGGTTTCCCCAACGGTCAGGTGCACTTCGCAAATTCGTCACCAATGTTTTAGGCCCCGACGACGACATAACGTACTTCCAATACCAAAAAAAAACCAACCGTGAACGCGGGCCAGCCATCGTAGGATTGGAGTTACAACGTGCGGAGGATTTTGAACCTCTTGTTGCGAGAATGCAGGCACAAGGCTTTGTTTATGAATATCTTAATGAAAAGCCAGATTTATTCCAGTTTCTGATTTAA
- a CDS encoding DUF4290 domain-containing protein produces the protein MQLQTKIVDRQVGRNAELFAQSIAKLENKERRYPYLRILISIMEQAHPEWNQAPHKDYQVAHIIHVMSQGALDSDEIAEVVRVRDEERGIFYD, from the coding sequence ATGCAATTACAGACAAAAATCGTGGATAGACAGGTAGGTCGGAATGCCGAACTGTTTGCCCAATCCATCGCTAAGTTAGAAAACAAGGAGCGGAGGTATCCTTATTTACGCATTCTAATTAGTATTATGGAACAGGCGCATCCCGAATGGAACCAAGCACCGCACAAAGATTATCAGGTTGCGCACATCATCCATGTGATGAGTCAAGGTGCTTTAGATTCCGACGAAATCGCAGAAGTTGTCCGTGTTCGTGATGAAGAACGTGGTATTTTCTACGATTGA
- the ruvC gene encoding crossover junction endodeoxyribonuclease RuvC: MVILGIDPGSNFTGYGILQVVGRTETVLEYGFLQLEKQEAHFDRLKTIFDRIEAVIQRNKPTVCAIEMPVYGRNAQAMLKLGRAQAAAVLAALNAGLPVVQYTPKEVKKSVTGNGNAAKEQVWFMVKTLLKVVDDKGFDASDALAVALCHAGREKTGAGGREKTWERFIAANPERVKS, encoded by the coding sequence TTGGTTATTCTTGGCATAGACCCCGGCAGTAATTTCACTGGCTACGGCATCCTTCAGGTTGTTGGGCGAACGGAAACGGTGCTTGAATATGGATTTTTGCAATTGGAGAAGCAAGAAGCGCACTTCGATCGCCTAAAAACCATTTTTGACCGGATCGAAGCCGTGATCCAACGGAATAAGCCGACGGTTTGCGCGATAGAAATGCCCGTTTATGGCCGCAATGCCCAGGCCATGCTCAAATTGGGACGTGCGCAAGCAGCCGCAGTATTGGCCGCCCTCAATGCTGGTCTTCCGGTGGTACAATATACGCCAAAGGAGGTCAAAAAATCGGTTACGGGCAATGGCAATGCAGCCAAAGAGCAGGTATGGTTTATGGTAAAAACGTTGCTGAAGGTCGTGGATGACAAAGGTTTTGATGCCTCGGATGCCTTGGCAGTGGCTTTATGCCATGCCGGAAGGGAAAAAACCGGTGCGGGTGGTCGTGAAAAGACGTGGGAACGGTTTATCGCGGCAAACCCGGAGCGGGTTAAGTCATAA
- a CDS encoding GNAT family N-acetyltransferase encodes MSAPTFIIRSATPQDIPVILRFITELADYEKLRHEVVATEAALQHSLFGERPYAEVVLALEADIPVGFALFFHNYSTFLAQPGIYLEDLFVLSEHRGKGYGEALLRYLAQLAVSRSCGRLEWSVLDWNEPAISFYKKLGAVSMDEWTTFRVTGEHLKQLSASLTD; translated from the coding sequence ATGTCTGCACCCACGTTTATCATTCGCTCGGCCACACCACAAGACATTCCCGTGATTTTGCGGTTTATCACCGAATTGGCTGATTATGAGAAACTGAGGCACGAGGTTGTGGCTACAGAAGCCGCCCTACAACATTCCTTGTTTGGGGAACGACCTTATGCCGAAGTGGTTTTGGCATTGGAGGCGGACATTCCCGTTGGATTTGCCTTGTTCTTTCATAATTATTCCACCTTTTTGGCACAGCCCGGCATCTACTTAGAAGACCTTTTTGTGTTGTCTGAACATCGTGGCAAGGGTTATGGAGAGGCTTTGTTGCGCTATTTGGCACAATTGGCCGTGTCGCGCTCTTGCGGGCGGTTAGAATGGTCGGTGTTGGACTGGAACGAGCCAGCGATTTCGTTTTATAAAAAATTGGGGGCAGTTTCAATGGACGAATGGACGACGTTCCGCGTAACCGGAGAACACCTCAAGCAACTTTCGGCGTCTTTAACGGACTAA
- a CDS encoding YebC/PmpR family DNA-binding transcriptional regulator, translated as MAGHNKWSKVKRIKAVVDGKRSKVWQRITREIMVASRDGGGDPSMNAKLAAALERARAENMPKDNMQRAIKRGTGEIAGADYEELNYEGYAPFGIAVFVETLTDNSVRTVADVRHAFNKHGGNLGTTGSVGYLFDHKGIIEVSSSAIAHDDLFELVVDAGADDLEEEADRYIITTPVEAFGAVQQALTEADLKPIEANLERIPTTTNKLKPEEAVKVMKLIDMLEDYDDVQEVYHTLELDDETLEAIG; from the coding sequence ATGGCTGGACATAATAAGTGGTCTAAGGTAAAGAGAATCAAAGCTGTTGTGGACGGGAAGCGTTCTAAGGTATGGCAACGCATCACCCGCGAAATTATGGTGGCCTCACGAGATGGCGGTGGCGACCCCAGCATGAATGCCAAACTTGCGGCAGCATTGGAGCGTGCACGTGCAGAGAATATGCCCAAAGACAATATGCAGCGTGCCATTAAACGTGGAACGGGGGAAATTGCGGGTGCAGACTACGAAGAACTGAATTACGAAGGTTATGCACCATTTGGCATTGCCGTTTTTGTGGAAACGCTCACGGACAATTCGGTACGGACGGTGGCAGATGTCCGTCATGCCTTCAATAAGCATGGTGGAAATTTGGGAACTACGGGATCGGTGGGGTATTTGTTTGACCATAAAGGCATCATCGAAGTCTCCTCCTCGGCCATTGCCCACGACGACTTGTTTGAATTGGTCGTTGATGCCGGTGCAGATGATTTAGAGGAGGAAGCAGATCGCTATATTATTACGACCCCCGTGGAGGCATTTGGTGCGGTTCAGCAAGCCTTGACCGAGGCGGACCTTAAACCTATTGAAGCCAATTTGGAGCGCATCCCGACCACCACCAACAAACTAAAGCCGGAAGAAGCCGTTAAGGTCATGAAATTAATAGACATGCTCGAAGATTATGATGATGTTCAAGAGGTGTACCATACCCTTGAACTAGACGACGAAACCCTTGAGGCAATCGGTTAA
- a CDS encoding endonuclease/exonuclease/phosphatase family protein, which yields MKNLLKFLLLAFLGLTACSGPKTPETSAPLFKPDPIVELKCDGIRVAHLNVEFLFDGVGDEGGADFDWKGDPVKAAEHRKRVGDVLKNLNADVIHLAEVENAEVLEALIQESMPNKGYKVHFVQGEDSFLGQDVAVISRIPITESGRSNDRVKVGDTDRVYGVSKNLYVRFNIGDLPVSLVGLHFLAQPDNIERKPQREAQAEVIRRVAEREAKLGRAVIVTGDFNDFDDVVLDRNGNRPISSVLQTIKAVGRSTTEDDLHNIMADIPQALRFTSLWDKNQDNIATQNELSAIDHMLISRSLYGRLRSIGFIHSYNPLEVTDHFPVTACFAK from the coding sequence ATGAAAAATCTCTTAAAGTTTTTATTACTCGCCTTTTTGGGTCTGACGGCCTGTTCTGGTCCCAAAACCCCAGAAACGTCCGCCCCGCTGTTTAAACCAGACCCAATAGTGGAACTTAAGTGCGACGGCATCCGAGTGGCACACCTGAATGTCGAGTTTTTGTTCGATGGGGTCGGGGATGAAGGCGGTGCAGATTTTGATTGGAAGGGCGATCCCGTAAAAGCAGCCGAACACCGGAAGCGGGTGGGGGATGTCCTTAAAAACCTAAATGCCGATGTCATCCACTTGGCCGAGGTGGAAAATGCCGAGGTTTTAGAAGCCCTGATCCAAGAATCTATGCCCAATAAAGGCTATAAAGTGCATTTTGTACAAGGCGAGGACTCTTTCTTGGGGCAAGATGTGGCCGTCATAAGCCGAATCCCCATCACGGAATCCGGTAGATCCAACGACCGTGTGAAAGTGGGGGATACAGATCGGGTTTATGGCGTTTCCAAAAACCTCTATGTCCGTTTTAATATTGGCGACTTGCCGGTGTCGTTGGTCGGACTGCACTTCTTAGCACAGCCAGATAACATTGAACGGAAACCACAGCGTGAGGCACAAGCTGAGGTCATCCGCCGAGTTGCAGAACGTGAGGCTAAATTAGGACGCGCGGTTATCGTGACCGGAGACTTTAACGATTTTGATGATGTGGTTTTAGACCGGAATGGGAACCGACCCATTAGTAGCGTATTGCAAACCATCAAGGCCGTTGGTAGAAGCACCACCGAGGACGACCTCCATAACATTATGGCTGATATTCCACAAGCCTTGCGTTTTACCTCGCTCTGGGATAAAAACCAAGACAATATCGCGACACAAAATGAACTAAGCGCCATAGATCATATGTTGATTTCGCGATCGCTCTATGGCCGGCTTCGGAGCATTGGGTTTATTCATTCATACAACCCGCTGGAAGTAACCGACCACTTCCCCGTTACCGCTTGTTTTGCCAAATAA
- a CDS encoding response regulator transcription factor yields the protein MPSLRCLAVDDEPLALDLLEDNIRQVPFLELVACCRTVPDALQWLNKAPIDLIFLDIQLPGITGVQFLRNLRPQQKVIFVTAYSHYALEGYELNVVDYLLKPVPFERFLQACQKALDMLNPSESPSPTPPSNKTTTAQPPSDVIWVNADYALVPIRLEELLYVESEKDYLRFHLSSQQRPLITRMTLKSLQEKLSSSLFCRIHKSYIVAIRQIAAIRNQRVLIGDTWLPVSEMYLQELYTAIGQ from the coding sequence ATGCCCAGCCTCCGTTGCCTTGCAGTAGATGATGAACCCTTGGCCTTAGACTTGCTGGAGGACAATATCCGGCAAGTTCCTTTTTTGGAATTGGTGGCCTGTTGCCGAACGGTGCCAGATGCGTTACAATGGCTGAACAAAGCACCTATAGACTTGATTTTCTTAGATATACAACTTCCCGGCATCACAGGGGTTCAGTTTCTACGCAATTTACGACCACAACAAAAAGTCATCTTTGTGACGGCTTATAGCCATTATGCGTTAGAAGGTTATGAACTGAATGTAGTGGACTACTTGTTGAAGCCCGTGCCCTTCGAGCGTTTCCTTCAAGCCTGCCAGAAGGCATTAGACATGCTTAATCCCTCGGAAAGTCCATCCCCAACACCGCCTTCAAATAAAACGACCACTGCCCAACCGCCAAGCGACGTCATCTGGGTCAATGCAGACTATGCCCTTGTACCCATCCGATTGGAAGAACTGCTTTACGTAGAAAGCGAAAAAGACTATTTGCGTTTCCATCTATCCTCGCAGCAACGCCCTCTCATCACCCGCATGACCCTTAAGTCTTTACAAGAAAAGCTCTCCAGCAGCCTATTCTGTCGGATTCATAAATCCTATATTGTTGCCATCCGGCAAATTGCCGCTATTCGGAACCAGCGGGTACTTATTGGAGACACATGGCTCCCTGTCAGCGAAATGTATTTGCAAGAGTTGTACACCGCCATCGGGCAATGA
- a CDS encoding cation-translocating P-type ATPase yields MSSLEAKETKQAYQFQGLTKHKVATSRAEFGPNILVEEEKNTLVQVLKEVASEPMFMILIGAAIIYFLLGEVEEGIIMMVALALVSGISIFQENRSRNAVSTLRKLANPPAKVIRDGVRESVSAEEVVVGDVIVLEDGDLIPADAQILESHDFSVNESMLTGESLSVSKGVSPLPNLVYGGTLVEGGSCVAQVTTVGKKTELGKIGDALREVQSTSTPLQRQIRTFVHRMVGFGAVAFFFVWGFNYWQSGELLPALLHGLTLAMSVLPEEIPVAFSTFMALGAYRLYKKNIIAKSPMTVETLGAATVICTDKTGTLTENEMKLVALYDAEKDHLYDLTTTALTASPVLEVAMWASEPYPFDPMEQALHAAYANTSHHDLRPSYSLTAEYPLGGTPPFMTHVFTSQNGPPIIACKGAIEAILKVSDVQSNQCSHILNLAHRLAEKGYRILGVGTSDHDIAHLPENQTDLRFRFLGMVAFYDPPKSNISQTLQDFYQAGIQVKMITGDFVETARAIGHQIKMRDIDTYLTGQEVMEMSPEQLREKVPSVHLYARMFPEAKLKVIEALKANQEVVAMTGDGVNDGPALKAAHIGIAMGKRGSETAKSVASLILTDDDLGRMPEAIALGRRIYENLKKAIRYIISIHIPILMIVTVPLMLFWRFTDLFSPLHVIFLELIMGPTCSIIFENEPIEANSMKKPPRKMTTSFFSLPELAISILQGLAISIACLAVGYFWMTSGEPENTVRTTVFTTLIFSNFLLTLVNRSFYYSILNTLKYQNYLIPLILLLSLFVLSMALFVPIVRDLFDFSTLTGMQLLGSFLAASFGVLWIESWKHHQRNKDKHSSQILANSF; encoded by the coding sequence ATGTCGTCACTTGAAGCTAAAGAAACTAAACAAGCCTATCAATTTCAAGGACTTACAAAACACAAGGTAGCGACTTCTCGTGCCGAGTTTGGCCCCAATATTTTGGTAGAAGAAGAGAAGAATACTTTGGTGCAAGTTTTAAAGGAAGTGGCCTCCGAACCCATGTTTATGATTCTCATCGGTGCTGCGATCATCTACTTTTTATTGGGTGAAGTAGAAGAGGGGATTATCATGATGGTGGCTTTGGCTTTGGTTTCAGGCATTTCTATTTTTCAGGAGAACCGGAGCCGCAATGCAGTTTCCACGTTACGTAAATTGGCCAATCCGCCCGCAAAAGTGATCCGAGATGGGGTAAGAGAATCGGTCTCGGCGGAAGAGGTAGTGGTAGGCGATGTAATTGTTTTAGAAGACGGCGATCTCATCCCAGCCGATGCACAAATTCTGGAATCTCACGACTTTTCTGTGAATGAAAGTATGCTTACAGGCGAATCTTTGTCGGTTTCTAAGGGGGTTTCACCGCTTCCGAACCTCGTTTACGGCGGCACATTGGTTGAGGGTGGTTCTTGTGTTGCCCAAGTGACGACGGTGGGCAAAAAAACGGAGTTGGGAAAGATAGGAGACGCCTTGCGCGAAGTCCAAAGTACTTCTACGCCGCTTCAACGTCAAATTCGTACCTTTGTACATCGGATGGTGGGTTTTGGAGCAGTCGCGTTCTTCTTCGTTTGGGGGTTCAACTATTGGCAATCTGGCGAACTACTACCCGCCTTGTTGCATGGTCTCACATTGGCGATGTCGGTTTTACCGGAAGAGATTCCCGTCGCTTTTAGCACGTTTATGGCTTTAGGTGCATATCGCCTTTACAAGAAGAACATCATTGCCAAGTCCCCGATGACCGTAGAGACCTTAGGTGCTGCAACCGTTATTTGTACAGACAAAACCGGAACGCTTACGGAAAACGAGATGAAGTTGGTCGCGCTATACGATGCAGAAAAAGACCACTTATACGATCTCACGACCACAGCCCTTACTGCGAGTCCTGTATTGGAAGTTGCAATGTGGGCTTCCGAGCCTTATCCTTTTGATCCGATGGAGCAGGCACTCCATGCCGCCTACGCAAATACAAGCCACCACGACCTGCGGCCTTCCTATTCCCTTACCGCTGAATACCCTTTAGGAGGCACGCCACCATTCATGACCCACGTTTTTACTTCTCAAAATGGGCCACCCATTATTGCGTGTAAAGGCGCTATTGAAGCCATTTTAAAGGTTTCTGATGTTCAGTCCAACCAATGTTCCCATATCCTGAACTTGGCGCATCGTCTAGCTGAAAAAGGTTATCGTATTCTGGGAGTTGGTACTTCGGATCACGACATCGCTCATCTTCCCGAAAATCAAACCGATTTGCGGTTCCGTTTTTTAGGAATGGTCGCTTTTTATGATCCACCCAAGTCCAACATCAGCCAGACCCTTCAAGATTTTTACCAAGCCGGAATTCAAGTAAAAATGATAACAGGGGACTTTGTAGAAACGGCACGCGCCATTGGTCATCAGATTAAGATGCGCGATATTGATACCTACCTCACAGGGCAAGAAGTAATGGAAATGTCGCCAGAGCAACTCCGAGAAAAGGTTCCTTCGGTTCACCTCTACGCAAGAATGTTCCCTGAAGCCAAACTGAAGGTGATCGAGGCATTGAAAGCCAACCAAGAAGTGGTGGCCATGACGGGTGATGGTGTAAATGATGGTCCAGCCCTAAAAGCCGCCCACATCGGTATTGCAATGGGTAAAAGAGGATCCGAAACCGCAAAATCGGTTGCCTCTTTAATCTTAACGGACGATGATTTGGGCCGAATGCCCGAAGCCATTGCCCTCGGAAGACGCATCTACGAAAACCTCAAAAAAGCCATTCGGTACATCATCTCCATCCACATCCCCATTTTAATGATCGTTACCGTCCCGCTCATGCTCTTCTGGCGTTTTACCGATTTATTCTCGCCTCTTCACGTCATTTTCTTAGAACTGATCATGGGGCCAACCTGCTCTATTATTTTTGAAAACGAACCGATCGAAGCCAATTCGATGAAAAAGCCACCTCGAAAGATGACCACCTCGTTCTTCTCGCTTCCCGAATTGGCCATTAGCATCTTACAAGGTCTTGCTATTTCTATCGCCTGTCTTGCCGTAGGCTATTTCTGGATGACCAGCGGCGAACCCGAAAACACCGTCCGTACCACCGTTTTCACTACGCTCATTTTTAGCAACTTCCTACTGACCTTGGTAAACAGGTCGTTTTATTACAGCATCCTTAACACCCTCAAGTACCAAAACTACTTGATACCGCTTATTTTATTATTGTCCCTTTTCGTGCTTTCTATGGCTTTGTTCGTTCCGATTGTTCGGGATTTGTTCGATTTTTCCACCCTAACGGGAATGCAACTCTTGGGGTCGTTTTTGGCAGCAAGTTTTGGAGTGTTATGGATAGAAAGCTGGAAACACCACCAAAGAAACAAGGACAAACACTCCTCACAAATTTTGGCTAATTCATTCTAA
- a CDS encoding histidine kinase produces MPLSETLRNRHWSLRLSIHILVWTLIMLMPIIFGLPIRLRDPIIFWSIQLSQVLFMMSLYYGNLWILIPRLLSQHKTLWYILSSVLAIWVITESYMYFRDWITGTFGSPFEQPPPTPNTKHNHRPTNYSASYRYFSTITQLVLVVFVGLTQYFIREWQRSKQETEEREKERLAAELAFLRSQVSPHFLFNVLNGMVSLARKKSDKLESALMTLSNLIRYTLYEVPEDRVPLEREITYLKSYLDLQKMRFGEILHLTVELSDVVEQATIEPLLLIPFVENAFKHGSNVANPSIYISLSLQNGLLQFEVKNTTAETGNSPKDPASGIGLANIRRRLDLLYPNAHTLEITQTAGQFRVVLKVNLHHPIRVFSSSPQTAPSLV; encoded by the coding sequence ATGCCCTTATCCGAAACACTCCGAAACCGCCATTGGTCTCTAAGGCTTTCCATTCATATCCTTGTTTGGACACTCATCATGCTGATGCCCATCATTTTCGGCCTTCCCATCCGCCTACGCGATCCTATTATTTTCTGGAGCATCCAATTGAGTCAAGTACTTTTTATGATGTCTCTTTATTATGGCAACCTTTGGATTCTCATTCCACGACTTTTATCCCAGCACAAAACCCTATGGTACATTTTGTCTTCGGTTTTGGCCATTTGGGTGATTACAGAGAGTTACATGTATTTTCGGGATTGGATCACAGGCACGTTCGGCTCCCCGTTTGAACAGCCCCCGCCCACACCCAATACAAAACACAACCATCGCCCCACAAACTACTCGGCCTCCTATCGCTATTTTTCTACAATCACGCAATTGGTATTGGTGGTCTTTGTAGGCTTAACGCAGTATTTCATCCGAGAATGGCAACGTTCTAAACAAGAAACCGAAGAACGCGAAAAAGAACGCTTGGCCGCAGAACTGGCCTTTTTGCGCTCGCAAGTAAGTCCACACTTTTTGTTTAATGTGCTAAACGGCATGGTCTCGCTGGCCCGCAAAAAGTCGGACAAGTTGGAATCGGCACTTATGACCCTTTCTAACTTGATTCGTTATACGCTCTACGAAGTACCCGAAGACCGCGTCCCGTTGGAACGAGAAATTACGTACCTAAAAAGCTACTTAGATTTACAAAAGATGCGGTTCGGAGAGATTCTCCATCTCACGGTAGAACTCTCCGATGTGGTTGAGCAAGCCACCATTGAACCGCTCCTCTTAATACCATTTGTGGAAAACGCCTTCAAACATGGGTCTAATGTTGCGAATCCATCTATATATATATCACTCAGCCTACAAAATGGCTTGTTGCAGTTTGAAGTAAAAAACACCACCGCCGAGACGGGCAATAGCCCTAAAGACCCTGCTTCTGGCATTGGATTGGCCAATATTCGGAGGAGGTTAGACTTGCTTTACCCCAACGCTCATACCTTGGAAATTACACAAACAGCAGGGCAATTCCGGGTGGTTCTAAAGGTCAACCTTCATCATCCCATACGGGTATTTTCAAGCTCCCCACAAACCGCTCCTTCTTTAGTTTAA